The proteins below come from a single Maylandia zebra isolate NMK-2024a linkage group LG23, Mzebra_GT3a, whole genome shotgun sequence genomic window:
- the borcs8 gene encoding BLOC-1-related complex subunit 8 isoform X1: MEDQEMQLKVRRVTDKFTESMYVLANEPSVALYRLQEHVRRSLPELVQHKTDMQSWEEQSQGAIYTVEYACSAVKSMNNSSLYFKNIDSLLRQAISMKEQINNSQGRSLNDVSPCPSPTVTAPHAPSTSS; this comes from the exons ATGGAGGACCAGGAGATGCAACTGAAAGTCAGAaggg TGACTGACAAGTTCACGGAGAGCATGTACGTCCTGGCTAACGAGCCGTCGGTGGCTCTCTACAGGCTGCAGGAGCACGTCAGGAGGTCGCTGCCAGAACTAGTCCAGCACAAG ACAGATATGCAGAGCTGGGAGGAACAAAGTCAAGGAGCCATCTACACTGTAGAGTACGCATGCAG TGCCGTGAAGAGCATGAACAACAGCAGCTTATATTTCAAAAACATTGACAGTCTTCTCCGTCAAGCCATCAGCATGAAGGAACAGATTAATAATTCTCAAGGGCGCAG CTTAAATGATGTGAGTCCCTGTCCCAGCCCCACTGTCACTGCTCCACATGCCCCATCCACTTCCTCATGA
- the tmem221 gene encoding transmembrane protein 221: MTQKYSQRSLIVLSLLGILSAIMSVLSVILIFQLQSQQTAVKESPPSTSSVIPAHVWAVLLPVATVLSALSLTLNLSSVVVCLLHSYFSTEVCRGEQDTERADWFLLDSRAVRHVAIGLFCLGVSVYLIAMSIFMLLIFEMETGIASACVLSSGILILLVAVIHALVKASYTGKHYHSDHLDTLYRNDHGSSSAPVSRPCELKIGVDKPRILRSQSHLQHHIAFTQCGDPRQREQYQQQQYSPTGGSQGHSSDKDAYSSGGSYPRMHRTLSTESGLLQAQVKPWNGVNNEMRSVLARKSGICAKDSTLV; the protein is encoded by the exons ATGACGCAAAAGTACAGCCAGCGGTCTTTAATTGTTCTGTCTTTACTGGGGATTTTATCGGCCATCATGTCGGTTTTATCGGTGATTTTGATTTTccagctgcagtcacagcagacGGCGGTGAAGGAATCACCCCCGTCCACCTCCTCGGTCATACCCGCTCATGTCTGGGCCGTCCTGCTGCCAGTGGCCACAGTGCTCTCCGCTCTGTCCCTCACTCTCAACTTGAGCTCTGTGGTTGTGTGTCTCCTCCACAGCTATTTTTCAACCGAGGTCTGCAGAGGAGAACAGGATACAGAAAG AGCAGATTGGTTCCTTCtggacagcagagctgtacgacATGTGGCTATTGGACTCTTCTGTCTGGGGGTTTCTGTCTATTTAATAG CCATGTCCATTTTTATGCTCCTAATATTCGAGATGGAGACTGGAATTGCAAGTGCTTGTGTACTTTCCTCTGGGATCCTGATCCTGCTGGTGGCTGTAATACACGCTCTGGTTAAAGCTTCCTATACTGGAAAGCACTATCACAGCGACCATCTTGACACCCTGTATCGTAACGACCACGGAAGTAGCAGCGCACCAGTTTCTCGGCCCTGCGAGTTAAAAATTGGAGTGGACAAACCGCGGATCCTTCGCAGCCAGTCTCACCTCCAGCATCATATTGCCTTCACTCAATGTGGCGACCCGAGACAGCGAGAACaatatcagcagcagcagtactcCCCTACAGGAGGTTCACAGGGCCACTCTAGTGATAAAGATGCTTACAGCAGTGGTGGCAGCTATCCCCGAATGCACAGGACACTGTCTACTGAATCTGGTTTGCTACAGGCCCAGGTTAAACCCTGGAATGGGGTCAACAATGAGATGAGGAGCGTCCTTGCACGAAAGTCAGGGATTTGTGCAAAAGACTCTACTCTCGTGTGA
- the nr2c2ap gene encoding nuclear receptor 2C2-associated protein, which translates to MASSLLCSETQSRVSSVLNRDVKQYGKKYMFDCNEETCWNSDQGECQWVSLEFPNSVRVSELKVQFQGGFSAKTCRLEGCLKDKDFTVLSHFYPEDNNSLQSFPIQEASVVDKVKIMFENSADFFGRIIVYSLDVLGEKAS; encoded by the exons ATGGCTTCCTCGTTGCTTTGCAGCGAAACACAAAGCAG AGTGAGTTCAGTGCTAAACAGAGATGTTAAGCAGTATGGAAAGAAGTACATGTTTGACTGCAATGAGGAGACATGCTGGAACTCAGACCAG GGTGAATGTCAGTGGGTGTCCCTGGAGTTCCCCAACTCTGTCAGAGTGTCAGAGTTAAAGGTCCAATTCCAGGGAGGATTCTCAGCAAAAACGTGCAGACTGGAAG GTTGCCTAAAAGATAAAGACTTTACAGTGCTCAGCCATTTTTACCCAGAGGATAACAACTCTCTTCAG AGCTTTCCCATACAGGAGGCCTCTGTAGTggacaaagtaaaaataatgtTTGAGAATAGTGCTGACTTTTTTGGGAGAATTATTGTTTATTCCTTGGATGTCCTGGGGGAAAAAGCCTCCTGA
- the borcs8 gene encoding BLOC-1-related complex subunit 8 isoform X3 has protein sequence MEDQEMQLKVRRVTDKFTESMYVLANEPSVALYRLQEHVRRSLPELVQHKTDMQSWEEQSQGAIYTVEYACSAVKSMNNSSLYFKNIDSLLRQAISMKEQINNSQGRR, from the exons ATGGAGGACCAGGAGATGCAACTGAAAGTCAGAaggg TGACTGACAAGTTCACGGAGAGCATGTACGTCCTGGCTAACGAGCCGTCGGTGGCTCTCTACAGGCTGCAGGAGCACGTCAGGAGGTCGCTGCCAGAACTAGTCCAGCACAAG ACAGATATGCAGAGCTGGGAGGAACAAAGTCAAGGAGCCATCTACACTGTAGAGTACGCATGCAG TGCCGTGAAGAGCATGAACAACAGCAGCTTATATTTCAAAAACATTGACAGTCTTCTCCGTCAAGCCATCAGCATGAAGGAACAGATTAATAATTCTCAAGGGCGCAGGTAG
- the rfxank gene encoding DNA-binding protein RFXANK — protein MEGRGDDEAADGQRVQPSNANACPSLSGDEKANESMEVDDDLFKHSTTLTNKQRGNEVTVRPATLDSLSIHQLAAQGEVSQVAAHLSKDSSLLSSQDERGFTPLMWAAAFGEKAVVDFLLEKGADPKTIARERESALTLASSGGYVDIVEALLRHGVDINTYDWNGGTPLLYAVRGNHIKCVEALLARGADMTIESDSGYSPMALAVALGHKKIQKVLEDHILKLYKPST, from the exons ATGGAGGGCAGAGGTGATGATGAGGCTGCAGATGGCCAACGTGTTCAGCCATCTAACGCTAATGCATGTCCATCCCTATCAGGAGATGAAAAAGCCAATG AGAGCATGGAGGTGGATGATGATTTGTTCAAACACTCCACCACTCTCACCAACAAACAGCGTGGGAATGAGGTTACAGTACGCCCGGCAACATTAGACT CTCTGTCCATACATCAGCTTGCAGCTCAAGGTGAGGTTTCACAAGTAGCTGCACACCTGAGCAAAG ACAGCTCATTGCTTAGCAGTCAGGATGAGCGAGGCTTTACACCTCTCATGTGGGCAGCAGCGTTTGGAGAGAAAGCAGTGGTGGACTTTCTCTTGGAAAAG GGTGCAGACCCCAAAACAATTGCGAGGGAGCGAGAAAGCGCCCTGACATTGGCCAGCTCTGGAGGATATGTGGACATCGTTGAAGCCCTCCTCAGACATGGAGTGGACATTAACACTTATGACTGG AATGGTGGAACTCCTCTTCTTTATGCTGTACGAGGGAACCATATCAAATGTGTAGAGGCATTGCTAG CCAGAGGAGCAGATATGACCATAGAGTCTGACTCTGGATACAGTCCAATGGCGCTGGCAGTTGCTCTTGGGCATAAGAAAA TCCAGAAAGTGTTGGAGGACCACATCTTGAAACTCTACAAGCCATCAACATGA
- the borcs8 gene encoding BLOC-1-related complex subunit 8 isoform X2, translating into MEDQEMQLKVRRVTDKFTESMYVLANEPSVALYRLQEHVRRSLPELVQHKTDMQSWEEQSQGAIYTVEYACSAVKSMNNSSLYFKNIDSLLRQAISMKEQINNSQGRRKRTMDSGMLKEVGEKHSSGM; encoded by the exons ATGGAGGACCAGGAGATGCAACTGAAAGTCAGAaggg TGACTGACAAGTTCACGGAGAGCATGTACGTCCTGGCTAACGAGCCGTCGGTGGCTCTCTACAGGCTGCAGGAGCACGTCAGGAGGTCGCTGCCAGAACTAGTCCAGCACAAG ACAGATATGCAGAGCTGGGAGGAACAAAGTCAAGGAGCCATCTACACTGTAGAGTACGCATGCAG TGCCGTGAAGAGCATGAACAACAGCAGCTTATATTTCAAAAACATTGACAGTCTTCTCCGTCAAGCCATCAGCATGAAGGAACAGATTAATAATTCTCAAGGGCGCAG GAAAAGGACAATGGACTCAGGCATGCTGAAGGAGGTGGGAGAAAAGCACAGCTCTGGGATGTGA